In the genome of Zygosaccharomyces rouxii strain CBS732 chromosome G complete sequence, the window TCTTGTCTGTCGTGGGAATCGTCGGAGTTatcttcctcttgatcttcttgatcttcttgatcCTCGTCTTCCTCGTCTTCCAGTGCGTCCTCTCCCACCGGTGCGTCGTCAAGACTGTCCCCACTGACAAATCCACCGTCGTGCCTTTCGTAGTAGTCACTATCATGGCCGCTCTCTGCGGAATCACGGCCTGATccttcatcctcatcttcatccactTCAGCTTCCAAATCTATAATTCCACCTTCTGGATCGTCCCTTGGCGCGTGATCATCATCCATATCATCCATATCATCACGgtcatcatcataatcCATATCTATATGATCCGTATCTTCAGACACTTCATCGTCCTCGTATTGATGGTTGTGGGTCCGAGGATTGAAATAAGAATGCGTGTGTCCGTGCCCTGGAGAGTTTGGtgaatcttcttccaattcagaTTCTAAATTCCGCACTAGCCTTAGACGTCTTGatctctcttcttcagatAAACTGTAATCGGTTGACAAGTATAGCGCATAATCAGGGAAATAAAATGGTACTCCTGCAGCGGTTGTGCCTTGCATGAAAAGCTGTCTATCGTTATGGCCTCTATCTCTGCGCAGCGTGTCCGCTAGTTCTCTAACCCGGAGCCTGTAATGAACTAGTGATCGTGATATATCATCTTCCAACTCCATATCACTTCCTGTTTCGCTATCctcatcaccatcttcttcatcctcttcatcctcGAATCCACCACGTCTTGGTTGTGACATTCTACTTCTTATTCTAGAGTTACAATGTGGACATGTATCTCCCacatcatcttccaattcccAATGACAA includes:
- the PSH1 gene encoding ubiquitin-protein ligase PSH1 (some similarities with uniprot|Q12161 Saccharomyces cerevisiae YOL054W PSH1 Nuclear protein putative RNA polymerase II elongation factor isolated as Pob3p/Spt16p-binding protein); this translates as MSGVLQAGLLKKDQRVKDTVLVKLLESLICSICHDLMFVPVMTQCGHNYCYDCLSSWFDSNSNELSCPQCRASISDPPSLNSVLQQWLVHIIELVGPDEDSEEFKTLLSAKESSEKSYRFDEKNDLFGGVFKTSAMGVVDEDDDGILRCSNCHWELEDDVGDTCPHCNSRIRSRMSQPRRGGFEDEEDEEDGDEDSETGSDMELEDDISRSLVHYRLRVRELADTLRRDRGHNDRQLFMQGTTAAGVPFYFPDYALYLSTDYSLSEEERSRRLRLVRNLESELEEDSPNSPGHGHTHSYFNPRTHNHQYEDDEVSEDTDHIDMDYDDDRDDMDDMDDDHAPRDDPEGGIIDLEAEVDEDEDEGSGRDSAESGHDSDYYERHDGGFVSGDSLDDAPVGEDALEDEEDEDQEDQEDQEEDNSDDSHDRQESSHRRKRFHVVLDSEDE